In the genome of Oligoflexus sp., the window GAATGGAAAAAATCCATGGCCCTCTGGCAGGAAGTGGAAGCCTGGCAATTCGGTCCTTTGACCGATGAAGAAGGCACGCTGCGTTATGATATCTACACCTGGCCTGTCGTCAACGCCTGCGCGGTGGATCGGCAGCTGGCATCCACGGCCGCAAGCCCTGCGCTTTCCAGCAACGACAGCACCAAGGGCCTCAGCGCCATGGAGTATCTCCTCTTCGATAACGACAGTCTTCATGCCTGCAAGGACACCGTGACGGAAACCCAGGGTTGGAATGAAAAACCCGAGGCCACGCGCCAGGACCTTCGCTGCGCCTATCTTAAACTGCTTGCCAGTGACCTTGTCACCCAGGCGGAAAGCCTGCAAAAGAAGTGGAATGATGGGACGCAGGGCTATCATTTCCAATTGATAGCGGAAGGCTCCGACAGTGAACTGCAATCCCGCATCAATGTGATATCGGACAGCCTTTTCTATCTGGATGCCACAGTCAAAGACAAAAAGTTAGGCGCACCCCTTGGTCTGAATGATGCGTGCCGCACGGGTGTCTGTCCCGATCTGGTCGAACACGCGTTTTCCAAGGAAAGCCTCACCGCCGTGCACCGCAATATCCTTGGCTTTCAGGCGGCTTTCGATGCCGGCTTTGATGACTATCTGAAAGCCGCAGGGGGCGACGACCTCGCCGATCGCTTGAAGGCCGACCTTGATCAAGCCAGCCAAAGCGCGGAAGCCCTGGCGGCACAAAATAGCCTCTCGGGCTTCCTTGCGAATCTGGACCAGGCTGCCTGTGCAGCGACCACGGCCGAGGACCGCAAATCCGAGATCTGCGCGCTTTATCAGGATATCAAGGCCATCACCGATGAGCTGAAGACCGAGTTCGTCTCCATCCTGAAACTGTCCACTCCCGCGCAGAGTTCGGGTGATAATGACTGAAAAACCGGACATGATACTGGAGCATTTGCTGGAACCGGGTCTGATGTTTTTCGACCCGAGCAAGCGCTTTTTCTGGGGAAGTCTTCTGGCTTCCCTGCTCCTTATCGTTGTGCTGTCGGGATCGCGGCGCAGCGAACATCTGCGCATCCTCTTTTCGCCGAAGATCTGGTTTCACCGCTCCTCGCTCGCGGATATGAAACTCATCCTGATCAATAACCTTTTCCGTGTCCTGGTGTTCCCGACATCTTTCGTCACAACGGTGGGCATTGCAGCCGTTGTTTCCCTCCTCCTAACCAAGATTGCCGGCGGCAAACCCGACCTCGGCTGGTCCCCCTTCTGGGTCACGGCCCTTTACAGTGTGGTCATTTTCCTGGCCGATGACTTTGCCCGCTTTTACTTTCACTATCTCCAGCATCGCTGGCGCTGGCTTTGGGTCTTTCATCAGGTGCATCACAGCGCTCTGGTCATGACGCCATTGACCCTGATGCGCACGCATCCGGTCGATATTCTTTGGGCCCGTGTGCGCAATGCCATCACCTATGGTTTTGTCACAGGCATATTCTATTTCCTCTTTGGATCGGCCGTATCGGGCTGGGATATCATCGGGGCCGAGGCGCTCGGTTTTCTCTTCAATCTCGCCGGCTCCAATCTCCGCCATTCCCAGGTCTGGATTCACTTTGGTCCATTGGAGAAAATATTTCTCAGTCCCGCCGCGCACCAGATCCATCACAGCGTGGCCGTGGAGCACTATGATAAGAATTTTGGTGTATGCCTCGCGATTTGGGATCATCTCTTCAAAACGCATTTTCATCCGCGCAGGGTCAGCGAGCCTGTTCGCTTCGGACTCGAACATTCCCCACTGTCCAACGAACGGCAGAGTGTGATCACCCTTTATGTGCAGCCCTTTCGCGAGCTCAGGAAAGCTGATCCACGATAGCGGCTAACCGCTGATATTTCCCCGGAAAAAATCTTATTCCTCGGTAATCTTTAAAAGAAAATGCCAGCGGATATCACATTCTTCCCAGGTGTTCCGATCTTCCTGAGGTGACCCGGGGAGGATCGCACATGGAACTCAGGCCGAAAGCGCGAAATCTTTTATTGTTCATGCTGCTGCCTGCATGCGCTGCACCCAAGGAAGAACCTGAAGTGAACGTTCGCTATGTCGTGCCCTACTTCCGCGATCTTTTTATGGATATGCCCAGCTCCCTGTCTGCGTCTTCGGGTTCGCCCGTCTGGAGCTATGGAGGCAGTGTCATGAAGCATGTTCTCGTCCCCCACAGCATGATGGGAATGGTCGAAGACTGGAGCGGCAGCATCCAGACCGTGATGAATGAACTCTTCGGACAGCCCGAGTGTCTTGACATTGAAATCAGCAACGACCTGCCCGACTGCAGCAAGCGCCTTGGTGTGATTGTGGGTTACATCGATGAAAATCCAATCGTCTTCACCGTGACGCCGGGAAGCCTGGCCGTTGATCCCGCTCCCAGTCATGTGAAGTATTATAAAAATGCCGCTGGGTCCGACTATGATTACACCTTCGAGATCTACTGGAAGAACAAGACGACCAAACTCCACGTTCCGGGTCTTGTGTTTCAGGTCACCAAAGTTTCGGATACGAGCTCAAGGGTTGAGCTGAGCTATTATTCCAGTGTGGCTTCCAATTCCACTGCAGGCGGTTCCATGCAGGCCTTGCTCGACGAATCGGATGAGTCCGCTTCGATGTCCGTGAAGATCTTTGATAACAACCGAACGTCGGATGAACTCCTGCCAGCCCGCTGGCAGATGGACGTCCTGCGCGATACGTCCGGGGTCCTGACAGGATCCGCGGTAGGTTGGCGACCAGAGATGGCAGAAGACAAAGGCACGATTGCACCTTTGAACACCAGGACCGAGATGGGCTATGCATTCACTTTCGCGGCCGATACCGCGGCCAATTACGCTGCCCTGAACGTCGCGGCCTTTCCTGTGGAATCTTTCAGAGCATCGTCCAGCTATTTTTCCAGCTTTGACATCAATTCCATCCTGAAGCGCTACACCCTCGACTTCGTACGCGCAAGCAGCC includes:
- a CDS encoding imelysin family protein; the encoded protein is MQKKLLVLLALPLATGGCGEKSSKNSGTVDLPVFDRLGLLKEISSTVIAPRYEGFTDQSKAMKQATDAFCTNLAGGANWASAVTPVQAEWKKSMALWQEVEAWQFGPLTDEEGTLRYDIYTWPVVNACAVDRQLASTAASPALSSNDSTKGLSAMEYLLFDNDSLHACKDTVTETQGWNEKPEATRQDLRCAYLKLLASDLVTQAESLQKKWNDGTQGYHFQLIAEGSDSELQSRINVISDSLFYLDATVKDKKLGAPLGLNDACRTGVCPDLVEHAFSKESLTAVHRNILGFQAAFDAGFDDYLKAAGGDDLADRLKADLDQASQSAEALAAQNSLSGFLANLDQAACAATTAEDRKSEICALYQDIKAITDELKTEFVSILKLSTPAQSSGDND
- a CDS encoding sterol desaturase family protein, giving the protein MTEKPDMILEHLLEPGLMFFDPSKRFFWGSLLASLLLIVVLSGSRRSEHLRILFSPKIWFHRSSLADMKLILINNLFRVLVFPTSFVTTVGIAAVVSLLLTKIAGGKPDLGWSPFWVTALYSVVIFLADDFARFYFHYLQHRWRWLWVFHQVHHSALVMTPLTLMRTHPVDILWARVRNAITYGFVTGIFYFLFGSAVSGWDIIGAEALGFLFNLAGSNLRHSQVWIHFGPLEKIFLSPAAHQIHHSVAVEHYDKNFGVCLAIWDHLFKTHFHPRRVSEPVRFGLEHSPLSNERQSVITLYVQPFRELRKADPR